One window of the Desulfitibacter alkalitolerans DSM 16504 genome contains the following:
- a CDS encoding 4Fe-4S dicluster domain-containing protein, with protein MNLEYLSSIFNSLSPLKIRQELCSRLITPRSNCEECLRICPSKSITFFDGTLEVNQCCYCGMCVPACPNHVFKIDEDKILEDASKNSQLIITCSPVIKELNAVKDKKKLTIINCFGQLYGELLVKLLFQVQELTIYLDQEYCNKCLKYKADNIYTVLDPFKGLIGEKYTARLKIVNRQEELLGLVNSSTSTRFEQDRREFFRSLLSNTRKVPQSLVNYTLEKLEPEGSQQPKRLEVNNKNRPAKRLHLLHALAREDSSHSSSDMALPYKYLRVKDCNLCPVCSKLCPTRALEIRQVENKKELVFNPQLCTECNICQDVCHLKGIDWADQVLLKDFTNKKPVTVATGTSQQCARCKTEFWYLQGVGATKKSCPWCKDILD; from the coding sequence TTGAATTTAGAATATCTTTCTTCTATTTTTAATAGTTTATCGCCATTAAAAATCCGCCAGGAACTTTGCAGCAGGCTTATTACTCCACGCTCCAACTGTGAGGAATGTTTGAGGATTTGTCCCAGTAAAAGCATTACTTTTTTTGATGGGACTTTAGAGGTAAACCAGTGCTGTTATTGCGGAATGTGTGTCCCTGCCTGCCCAAACCATGTTTTTAAAATTGATGAAGACAAAATACTTGAGGATGCCTCAAAAAATTCCCAACTAATCATAACCTGTTCTCCGGTAATTAAAGAGTTAAATGCTGTTAAAGATAAAAAAAAGTTAACCATTATAAATTGTTTTGGGCAGCTGTATGGGGAGCTCCTTGTTAAACTGTTGTTCCAGGTACAGGAACTGACAATTTACCTGGATCAGGAATACTGTAACAAATGCCTTAAGTACAAAGCAGATAATATTTATACGGTCCTGGATCCCTTTAAAGGTCTGATAGGAGAAAAATATACAGCTAGATTAAAAATTGTAAACCGGCAGGAAGAACTCCTTGGGCTAGTTAACAGCAGCACCAGTACAAGATTCGAGCAGGATAGGAGGGAGTTTTTCCGCTCTTTGTTATCTAATACAAGAAAAGTTCCCCAGAGTTTGGTGAACTATACCCTGGAAAAGCTGGAACCTGAAGGCAGCCAACAACCAAAAAGATTAGAGGTAAATAATAAGAACAGGCCGGCAAAAAGGCTTCATTTATTACATGCTTTAGCCAGGGAAGATTCCAGCCATTCAAGTTCAGACATGGCCTTACCTTATAAGTATCTAAGGGTTAAGGATTGTAATCTTTGTCCAGTTTGCAGTAAACTCTGTCCAACAAGGGCTCTTGAAATAAGACAAGTTGAAAACAAAAAAGAGCTGGTGTTTAACCCCCAACTCTGTACTGAATGTAATATTTGTCAAGATGTATGTCACCTAAAAGGTATTGACTGGGCTGACCAGGTGCTTTTAAAAGATTTTACAAACAAAAAACCCGTTACTGTTGCAACGGGTACGAGCCAACAATGTGCAAGATGCAAAACAGAATTCTGGTATCTTCAAGGGGTTGGAGCTACAAAAAAATCATGTCCCTGGTGCAAGGACATTTTAGACTAG
- a CDS encoding PucR family transcriptional regulator gives MDNFPLKNHATLQELLALEPLLSCKVISGWSGRANSVYGIFELFLPINPTPEDPRDSLIIINSNHKEVSQKDLLLDLSQLLTDGIAGVVFAGGIAEKLPQEILDLSDSQEVPIITTANEITVEAVQSKVELIQLLKESNEFLSLAETSIFPLFLGLEKEKIAVRLQEKIGKSVLLLNSVYKLQCLSYHRKNSSLDDKLLAAVTRIIQGESQGLSKHLKNTGSNGFKVKINHGKNTLKDGLDFYYIYLPLTANNQLYGYLAAFDWEDFNELDIAQVKQASLVVLQQLINEKKCSYIQAKYMSSFIYDLLYNNYQSREDLTEKAKLWNFSLDLSYQLFLLEEEVGSENNTELISLLQSVINTSVNIPLQKSFISELHGQIIILIPANTADTSRESKNTAVDLARIFLKEIKRTKRSVKIGMGRVYEAVDLCRSYQESKLALELGKYVKDGGQITHFDDLGFIRLIANVSYELLDDYSKEYLDKIVEHDEKNNTNLMQTLDVYFQQNGDLNKTAEKLFLHPNSLRYRLKKIEEVTEINLQEYGDIFNLFLAIKISKMRRHGFGILS, from the coding sequence TTGGACAATTTCCCATTAAAAAATCATGCAACCCTACAAGAATTGTTGGCCCTTGAACCCCTTTTGAGCTGCAAGGTTATATCTGGATGGTCCGGCAGGGCTAATTCCGTTTATGGCATCTTTGAATTGTTTCTTCCCATTAACCCTACTCCAGAAGATCCAAGGGACTCACTGATAATTATCAATTCCAATCATAAAGAGGTGAGCCAAAAAGATCTGCTCTTAGATTTATCTCAACTCCTTACTGATGGTATTGCCGGAGTGGTTTTTGCTGGTGGAATTGCTGAAAAGCTGCCCCAGGAAATATTAGATTTATCTGACTCTCAAGAAGTCCCAATAATAACAACTGCCAATGAAATAACTGTCGAAGCTGTCCAGTCCAAGGTTGAACTAATTCAACTGCTCAAGGAGAGTAATGAGTTTTTATCCCTGGCGGAAACAAGCATTTTCCCCCTGTTCTTAGGGTTGGAAAAGGAAAAAATTGCAGTCAGACTGCAGGAAAAGATTGGCAAATCGGTGCTGCTCCTTAACAGTGTATATAAATTGCAGTGTTTATCCTATCATAGAAAGAACAGCTCCCTGGACGATAAATTGCTTGCTGCTGTTACAAGAATTATTCAGGGAGAAAGTCAGGGGCTAAGTAAACATCTCAAAAATACAGGCAGCAATGGTTTTAAAGTTAAAATAAATCATGGAAAAAATACATTAAAGGATGGGCTAGATTTTTATTATATATATCTTCCTCTGACAGCAAATAACCAGTTATATGGATACCTTGCTGCTTTTGATTGGGAAGATTTTAATGAACTAGATATTGCCCAGGTAAAGCAAGCGAGCCTGGTAGTTTTACAGCAGTTGATTAATGAAAAAAAATGCAGTTATATTCAAGCAAAATACATGTCCAGCTTTATCTATGATTTGCTGTATAATAATTATCAATCAAGAGAGGACCTGACGGAAAAAGCAAAGCTGTGGAACTTCTCTTTGGACCTCTCGTATCAGTTATTTTTACTTGAGGAAGAAGTAGGGTCAGAAAATAATACAGAATTAATTAGTTTACTCCAGTCTGTGATTAATACCTCTGTTAACATTCCGTTACAGAAGTCATTTATATCAGAACTCCACGGACAAATTATAATCCTAATACCTGCTAATACAGCTGACACCAGCAGGGAAAGTAAAAATACAGCTGTTGATCTTGCCAGGATTTTTTTAAAGGAAATAAAAAGGACAAAAAGGTCTGTAAAAATAGGTATGGGCAGGGTGTATGAAGCTGTCGACTTATGCAGAAGTTATCAGGAGTCCAAGCTTGCCCTTGAACTGGGCAAATATGTCAAGGACGGTGGCCAGATAACCCATTTTGATGACCTGGGATTCATAAGGCTCATAGCCAATGTGAGTTACGAGCTATTAGATGATTATTCCAAGGAATACCTGGACAAAATTGTTGAACATGATGAAAAAAATAACACCAACCTTATGCAAACACTAGATGTATATTTTCAGCAAAACGGTGATTTAAATAAAACCGCGGAAAAACTTTTCCTTCATCCCAACTCCCTCCGCTATCGGTTGAAAAAAATTGAGGAGGTTACAGAAATAAACCTGCAGGAATATGGGGACATCTTTAACCTGTTTCTGGCAATCAAGATTTCTAAAATGCGCCGTCACGGCTTTGGAATATTAAGCTAA
- a CDS encoding dimethyl sulfoxide reductase anchor subunit family protein: MAELPLVLFTVLSQISAGALVTLWLIDTYLFRVSKETGKFITMTILGSGIVSVLASLLHLGHPFKAFLALTHLANSWLSREVALVVLFIIALAAYFFQWEENKEGPRKTVGAIASVLAILTVISSGMVYVLPAVPAWNNMMPIASFILTALLLGPLFVAAAFAYKKEKFLPSAYTFSAAVIVLGMVVFSVYVSLLLAGQDTAYLTGVNIINSSFFWLRIALGWIIPLVLLSFIIRKGSDTRTLVFYAFASALIGEIIGRELFYSTVVFIQVAGF, from the coding sequence ATGGCTGAGCTTCCCTTAGTATTATTTACAGTCTTATCACAGATTTCTGCTGGAGCCCTGGTTACCTTGTGGTTGATAGATACTTACCTGTTTAGAGTAAGTAAAGAAACAGGGAAATTTATAACAATGACTATTTTGGGGAGTGGGATTGTTAGTGTCCTTGCATCTCTATTACACCTGGGTCACCCCTTTAAAGCCTTTTTAGCCTTGACTCATCTTGCAAATTCCTGGTTAAGCAGGGAGGTTGCCCTGGTTGTACTTTTCATTATAGCACTTGCTGCCTATTTCTTTCAGTGGGAGGAAAATAAGGAAGGGCCCAGAAAAACTGTTGGGGCAATTGCATCTGTGCTGGCTATACTGACTGTAATTAGTTCAGGAATGGTTTATGTTCTGCCGGCTGTTCCAGCCTGGAATAATATGATGCCCATTGCCAGCTTCATCCTCACAGCTTTGTTATTGGGACCATTATTTGTTGCAGCTGCCTTTGCTTACAAGAAAGAAAAATTTCTTCCCTCAGCCTATACTTTTAGCGCTGCCGTAATTGTCCTGGGCATGGTTGTATTTAGTGTATATGTAAGCCTTCTTCTGGCAGGACAAGACACAGCATATTTGACCGGGGTAAATATAATTAACAGCAGTTTCTTCTGGTTAAGGATTGCCCTGGGTTGGATAATCCCTCTGGTGCTGCTTTCTTTTATAATCAGAAAAGGCTCGGATACTAGAACCCTGGTTTTCTATGCCTTTGCTTCAGCCTTAATTGGTGAAATAATAGGCCGGGAGTTATTTTACAGTACTGTAGTATTTATTCAGGTAGCAGGCTTTTAA
- a CDS encoding molybdopterin-dependent oxidoreductase, with translation MDKKLTCSRRSFIKGTAATTIALGTAGSLFSINQSSFKTALAQEIQENKIFQNACPRNCYDTCSILSTVKDGILTKVDGNPDNTYTRGRLCVKGYSYTRSVYSPDRIKYPMKQKGRGSGNWERISWDEAYSEIAETILRIKKEYGSTLPICLNKYSGNFSIMQYGIEGMLASIGDHSIATGTPCWPAGIDAQTFDFGTIYNNDPEDIVNSKYLILWGVNPAWCAVHSMYFIQEAKRRGCKVVAIDPILTQTASKADVFLQIKPSTDGALALGMAKYIFDNQLYDAQWLARNARGYEEFFGYIKNNITLEWAADKTGLPKETIETLAREYATTKPANIWIGYGMQRHTNGGQNVRAIDALAAITGNIGKSGGGAQYAHLETWGFNYHAMVQEKPQDNRAHGNRAINMNNFGAEVLAADNPPIKMLWIACRNPVSQDPETSVIKKAFAAMDLVVTAELFMNPTVEMSDIVLPVTTTFENPGVNVSYWHYWMTLNQQAVKPLYEAKNDITIAMELSKKLNEMQPGSCTFPTAGDLYEWAGKEFNANIYSQFGINDWKELEKGPVKAKRGLIAWQDGRFRTPSGKYELWSEEAQKFGHHPLPVYVEEVKPSGKYPIRCLTPHWKLNIHSQFQNLDWMDNIDNTPRLEIHPKLAAQYGIAHNDNVKVYNEIGYFILPARITETVPVETVAAYTAWYKNRNYNVNYTVKAIPADMGKKATGMPGIAFHDNFVNIEKI, from the coding sequence ATGGACAAAAAACTAACCTGTTCCAGGCGTTCATTCATCAAGGGAACTGCTGCCACAACTATAGCCCTGGGAACTGCAGGTTCTCTTTTTAGCATTAACCAAAGTAGTTTTAAAACTGCTCTGGCCCAGGAAATCCAGGAGAATAAAATATTTCAAAATGCCTGCCCTAGAAACTGTTATGATACCTGCTCCATCCTTTCCACAGTTAAGGATGGTATCCTGACAAAGGTAGACGGAAATCCAGACAACACATATACCAGGGGTAGACTATGTGTTAAAGGCTACAGTTATACCAGGAGTGTATACAGTCCAGATAGAATAAAATATCCCATGAAACAAAAGGGCCGAGGTTCGGGCAATTGGGAACGCATTTCCTGGGATGAAGCCTATAGTGAAATTGCTGAAACCATTTTACGAATCAAAAAAGAATATGGAAGCACCCTTCCTATTTGTTTAAACAAGTACTCAGGTAATTTCAGCATCATGCAGTATGGTATAGAGGGAATGCTTGCCAGTATAGGTGACCATAGTATTGCTACAGGCACACCATGTTGGCCTGCAGGGATAGATGCTCAAACCTTTGACTTTGGGACTATCTATAACAATGACCCTGAAGATATTGTTAATTCAAAATACTTGATCCTCTGGGGGGTAAATCCTGCCTGGTGTGCTGTCCACTCCATGTACTTTATTCAGGAAGCTAAAAGAAGAGGCTGTAAGGTAGTAGCCATTGACCCTATACTAACTCAAACAGCTTCCAAGGCAGATGTATTTTTGCAGATTAAACCCTCCACTGATGGAGCCCTGGCCCTGGGAATGGCCAAGTATATTTTTGATAATCAGTTATATGATGCCCAGTGGTTGGCGAGAAATGCCAGGGGCTATGAAGAGTTTTTTGGTTATATCAAAAATAATATTACCCTGGAATGGGCAGCAGATAAAACCGGCCTGCCAAAGGAAACCATTGAAACCCTGGCACGAGAATATGCAACTACCAAACCTGCCAACATCTGGATAGGTTACGGAATGCAAAGGCATACCAACGGCGGCCAGAATGTTAGAGCTATTGACGCCCTGGCTGCAATCACAGGAAACATTGGTAAATCGGGGGGAGGCGCCCAGTATGCCCATCTGGAAACCTGGGGCTTCAATTACCATGCGATGGTCCAGGAAAAGCCCCAAGACAACAGGGCCCATGGAAATCGCGCCATTAATATGAATAATTTTGGGGCAGAGGTGCTTGCCGCTGACAATCCACCAATAAAAATGCTGTGGATTGCCTGCAGAAACCCTGTTAGTCAAGACCCGGAAACCTCGGTAATTAAAAAAGCCTTTGCAGCAATGGATTTAGTAGTAACAGCCGAGCTCTTTATGAATCCAACTGTAGAAATGTCTGATATTGTCTTGCCAGTTACCACAACTTTTGAAAACCCCGGTGTAAACGTAAGTTACTGGCATTACTGGATGACACTGAACCAGCAGGCAGTCAAGCCTTTATATGAAGCTAAAAATGATATAACCATAGCCATGGAACTGTCTAAAAAATTGAACGAGATGCAGCCCGGTTCATGTACCTTCCCCACCGCTGGAGATTTATACGAGTGGGCGGGCAAGGAGTTTAATGCAAATATTTACAGTCAATTTGGCATCAATGACTGGAAAGAATTAGAAAAGGGGCCAGTCAAGGCAAAAAGAGGTCTCATTGCCTGGCAGGATGGAAGGTTTAGAACTCCCTCAGGCAAGTATGAACTCTGGTCCGAGGAGGCCCAGAAGTTTGGCCATCATCCCCTGCCGGTTTATGTGGAGGAAGTAAAACCAAGTGGTAAATATCCTATCCGCTGTCTAACGCCCCACTGGAAACTAAATATACACAGTCAATTCCAGAATTTAGATTGGATGGATAATATAGATAATACTCCACGCTTGGAAATCCACCCCAAGCTTGCAGCCCAGTACGGAATTGCTCATAATGATAATGTTAAGGTTTACAATGAAATAGGGTATTTCATTTTACCAGCCAGGATCACCGAGACTGTACCTGTGGAAACAGTTGCTGCATATACAGCCTGGTACAAGAATAGGAACTACAATGTAAACTATACAGTAAAAGCCATACCTGCTGATATGGGTAAAAAAGCTACCGGCATGCCAGGTATAGCCTTCCACGACAATTTTGTTAACATAGAAAAGATATAA
- a CDS encoding molybdopterin molybdotransferase MoeA, with amino-acid sequence MKQIVKELEEAQSILLKHVIKPGPEKVSLEAAAGRVVFSNLHAPFALPSFNKSPLDGFALNSLDTNGASQTNPVFIEIIDEVQAGDTRNDLKLKQKTGVKVMTGAPLPAGADAVIRKEEVYYSRGRIKLEKELSHNTDVILAGSDVRQGEVIFKKGDYLTPYHIGLLAALGIQEIDVYKKPVIGIISTGSELKKPGEPLSYGQIYNSNHYSLAALVKLLGGDACSFGTVADSISKIKVLLERAINTCDVIITTGGVSVGECDLVRNAVEDLGAEVLYSRINIKPGTPSMAALKDDKLIISLSGNPAAALISFELLLRPYIYFIKGSLEEPPLKAVEGVLIDGFHKSSRQRRFLRVRAAYEGNKWVARQTGSQDTGILKSMLGCNALVDIPASSPPIPPGGTVRIILL; translated from the coding sequence GTGAAACAGATTGTTAAAGAACTAGAAGAGGCCCAGAGCATTTTACTAAAACATGTTATAAAACCAGGGCCTGAAAAAGTGTCCCTAGAAGCCGCTGCAGGCAGGGTGGTTTTTAGTAATTTACATGCTCCCTTTGCTCTGCCTTCCTTCAATAAGTCTCCCCTGGATGGTTTTGCCTTGAATTCCTTGGATACCAATGGAGCAAGCCAGACCAACCCTGTTTTTATAGAGATTATTGATGAAGTGCAGGCAGGGGACACTCGTAATGATCTAAAACTGAAGCAAAAAACAGGAGTAAAAGTCATGACTGGAGCTCCCCTTCCTGCTGGTGCCGATGCAGTTATAAGAAAGGAAGAAGTTTACTACTCACGCGGCAGGATAAAGCTTGAAAAAGAATTATCCCATAATACAGATGTGATTTTAGCTGGTTCTGATGTAAGGCAGGGAGAGGTTATTTTCAAAAAAGGTGATTATCTTACTCCTTATCATATAGGACTCCTGGCTGCCCTGGGCATACAAGAAATAGATGTCTATAAAAAGCCAGTTATTGGCATAATCAGCACCGGCAGTGAATTAAAAAAGCCGGGAGAACCTTTGTCCTATGGACAGATTTACAACAGCAATCACTACTCCCTGGCAGCTTTGGTCAAGCTGTTGGGTGGTGATGCCTGTAGTTTTGGCACTGTCGCCGACAGCATCAGCAAAATTAAAGTGCTCTTGGAAAGGGCCATAAATACCTGTGATGTGATAATAACTACCGGCGGTGTTTCCGTTGGGGAATGTGATCTGGTTAGAAACGCAGTTGAGGACCTGGGTGCTGAGGTGCTTTACTCCAGGATTAATATAAAACCTGGTACTCCCTCCATGGCTGCCCTTAAGGATGACAAATTAATTATTTCCCTATCAGGCAATCCTGCTGCAGCACTGATAAGTTTCGAACTCCTGTTAAGACCTTACATTTACTTTATAAAAGGCTCTCTGGAGGAACCACCCTTAAAAGCTGTGGAGGGTGTTTTAATAGATGGCTTCCATAAAAGCAGTCGTCAACGAAGGTTTTTGCGGGTTAGGGCAGCTTATGAAGGAAATAAATGGGTCGCCAGGCAGACAGGCAGCCAGGATACAGGTATTTTAAAATCAATGCTGGGCTGTAACGCCCTGGTTGATATACCTGCGAGCTCACCACCCATACCCCCAGGGGGTACAGTTAGGATTATCCTGCTGTAA
- a CDS encoding 4Fe-4S dicluster domain-containing protein gives MAKQLGFLINLKRCIGCHGCEFACRNEYQANSIGHRRVINIANPEIFGFLSMACNHCANPECIRSCPQKCYQKRRDGIVIHNSTRCDGCGSCIGACPYRSPRLNPLNKKTSKCNLCFTRLDKGKNPICVGACVQEALKTIDLTEQLPDEYKETIPTFPSVRLTKPSVRFILPGNPRCSWKTVKERRY, from the coding sequence TTGGCTAAACAACTGGGATTTTTAATAAATTTAAAGCGCTGCATTGGATGTCATGGGTGCGAATTTGCCTGCAGAAACGAGTATCAAGCTAACAGTATAGGACATAGAAGGGTGATTAATATTGCTAACCCAGAGATTTTTGGTTTTTTGTCCATGGCCTGCAACCACTGTGCAAATCCTGAGTGCATCCGTTCGTGCCCCCAAAAGTGCTACCAAAAACGCAGGGATGGTATTGTAATACACAATTCAACCAGATGCGATGGATGTGGAAGCTGTATAGGGGCCTGTCCCTATAGATCACCCAGGCTAAACCCCCTAAATAAAAAGACAAGTAAGTGTAATCTCTGCTTTACCAGACTAGATAAGGGTAAAAACCCCATATGTGTAGGTGCCTGTGTTCAGGAGGCACTTAAAACCATTGACCTGACTGAACAATTACCTGACGAATACAAGGAAACCATTCCTACCTTTCCTTCAGTAAGACTTACTAAACCATCAGTTAGGTTTATCCTGCCTGGAAACCCTAGATGCAGCTGGAAAACTGTTAAAGAAAGGCGGTATTAA
- a CDS encoding 4Fe-4S dicluster domain-containing protein has product MAKRLGFLVDIERCFGCHTCELACKNEYQLDPDIRWRKVYQIREDAYAMPERIFMSLTCNHCDQPECLRVCPVVAYTKRNDGIVLHNQDRCIGCGMCIMACPYKVPQYNQKQKRVEKCHMCAHKQDQGQKPACVTGCPAEALSVIDLETFTVLGTTEKLPGYPDPKITKPTTRFIQPSIGVQIRRDR; this is encoded by the coding sequence ATGGCAAAAAGACTTGGTTTTTTAGTGGATATTGAAAGATGCTTTGGCTGTCATACATGTGAATTGGCCTGCAAAAATGAGTACCAGTTAGATCCTGATATTCGCTGGCGTAAGGTATATCAAATACGTGAAGATGCATATGCAATGCCAGAAAGGATATTCATGTCCCTTACCTGCAACCACTGTGACCAGCCAGAGTGCTTAAGGGTATGTCCCGTAGTAGCCTACACAAAAAGAAATGATGGAATAGTTCTCCACAACCAGGATAGATGTATTGGCTGCGGTATGTGTATAATGGCTTGCCCCTATAAGGTACCCCAGTATAACCAAAAACAAAAAAGGGTAGAAAAATGTCACATGTGTGCTCACAAACAAGATCAGGGGCAAAAACCTGCATGTGTTACAGGATGTCCGGCAGAAGCTTTAAGTGTAATTGATCTAGAAACCTTTACTGTCCTGGGTACAACTGAAAAACTACCTGGGTACCCGGACCCAAAAATAACTAAACCAACTACAAGATTTATACAACCCTCAATAGGGGTTCAAATAAGGAGGGATAGATAG
- a CDS encoding TorD/DmsD family molecular chaperone, with the protein MEGIENNRKMNYVFLSNQFKHQLTAEVLAKIIENKIFQDYPFYFPSSKDEGLELINTWLDKGRENFNESLKELAKELAFDYNKLFVGPDKVLAPPWESVYTSEERVVFARPTMEVRDFYRRHNIEYQRLNQEPEDHFAVELEFMAHLIEKQEEALTKKEKDLSQYYILEQRKFMVEHLQQWAYLFLDQVYQKASTDYYRGLALFTRGFLEWDAQNLV; encoded by the coding sequence GTGGAAGGTATTGAAAATAACAGGAAAATGAATTATGTTTTCTTGAGCAATCAATTTAAACACCAGTTAACAGCAGAAGTCCTGGCAAAGATTATTGAAAATAAGATTTTTCAGGATTATCCCTTTTATTTTCCCAGCAGCAAGGATGAAGGTCTGGAATTGATAAATACGTGGTTGGATAAGGGCAGGGAGAATTTCAACGAGAGCCTGAAAGAATTAGCTAAAGAATTAGCTTTTGATTATAATAAACTCTTTGTGGGACCAGACAAGGTTCTGGCACCCCCCTGGGAATCAGTTTACACCAGTGAGGAAAGAGTGGTGTTTGCCAGGCCAACCATGGAAGTAAGAGACTTTTATCGCAGGCATAATATTGAGTACCAAAGGCTTAACCAGGAGCCTGAGGACCACTTTGCCGTTGAATTGGAATTTATGGCCCATTTAATTGAAAAACAAGAGGAAGCCCTAACAAAAAAAGAAAAAGATCTGAGCCAGTATTATATACTTGAACAAAGAAAATTCATGGTTGAACACCTCCAGCAGTGGGCTTATTTGTTTTTAGATCAGGTTTATCAAAAGGCTTCTACAGACTATTATAGAGGACTTGCCCTTTTTACCAGGGGCTTCCTTGAGTGGGATGCCCAGAATCTAGTCTAA